One genomic region from Vitis riparia cultivar Riparia Gloire de Montpellier isolate 1030 chromosome 17, EGFV_Vit.rip_1.0, whole genome shotgun sequence encodes:
- the LOC117904174 gene encoding WAT1-related protein At3g18200-like: MGSESMVSVKTKLLVALLVLQLCYAGTHIVSRVALNIGVSKVVYPVYRNLIALLLLGPFAYFSEKKERPPLTFSLLVQFFLLASLGLVFLNSEITANQGFYLLGLYYASPTFASAMQNSVPAITFVMAFALRLEKVDISRRYGLAKVLGTIASIGGATIITIYKGPPLLHQTHPQPGNSLEEDMYSRKMQNWTWGCVYLVGHCLSWAGWMVLQAPVLRNYPAKLSLTSFTCFFGLIQFLIIAAFVETNPELWKIQSGEELFTILYAGVVAAGIVFSLQTWCIQKGGPVFVAVFQPMQTLLVAVMASLILGDQLYLGGIIGAALIMLGLYSVLWGKTEEKRVGSQDQEQTLTKHLLDTENSDKDDAPASDIP, encoded by the exons ATGGGAAGTGAGAGTATGGTCTCTGTGAAAACAAAACTTCTTGTAGCATTGCTTGTTCTGCAGCTCTGCTATGCAGGGACTCACATTGTCTCCAGGGTTGCACTAAACATTGGTGTCAGCAAGGTTGTATACCCAGTTTATAGGAACCTCATTGCCCTGCTTCTGTTGGGCCCTTTTGCTTATTTCTCAGAGAA GAAGGAGAGACCACCTCTTACTTTCTCTTTGCTGGTTCAGTTCTTCCTTCTAGCATCACTGGG CCTTGTGTTTCTAAACTCAGAAATCACTGCAAACCAAGGCTTTTATCTCTTGGGGTTGTATTATGCATCTCCAACTTTTGCATCTGCAATGCAGAACTCAGTTCCAGCAATCACTTTTGTCATGGCTTTTGCTCTGAG GCTTGAGAAGGTTGATATCTCAAGGAGATATGGACTGGCAAAGGTGCTGGGAACCATTGCAAGTATAGGAGGTGCCACAATCATCACTATCTACAAGGGCCCTCCTCTTCTGCACCAGACACATCCCCAACCGGGAAATTCCTTGGAGGAAGACATGTATTCCAGGAAAATGCAGAACTGGACATGGGGCTGTGTATACCTGGTTGGACACTGCCTATCATGGGCTGGTTGGATGGTCCTTCAG GCACCTGTGTTGAGGAACTATCCAGCTAAACTCAGTCTCACTTCATTTACATGCTTCTTTGGATTGATCCAGTTCTTGATCATAGCAGCCTTTGTAGAAACCAACCCTGAGCTCTGGAAAATTCAATCAGGAGAAGAGCTTTTCACAATTCTATATGCT GGAGTTGTGGCAGCTGGGATTGTCTTCTCCCTTCAAACATGGTGTATTCAAAAAGGAGGTCCTGTTTTTGTTGCTGTCTTCCAGCCCATGCAGACACTTTTAGTCGCTGTCATGGCATCTCTAATTCTTGGCGATCAGTTATACCTTGGAGG GATTATCGGTGCAGCTCTCATTATGCTTGGTCTTTACTCGGTTCTATGGGGTAAAACAGAAGAAAAGAGAGTGGGAAGCCAAGATCAGGAACAGACATTGACAAAGCATCTTCTTGATACTGAAAATAGTGATAAAGATGATGCTCCTGCATCAGACATTCCATGA